The following DNA comes from Novosphingobium sp. PP1Y.
TCGCGACCGGGACCTCGATAAGCGTCTCGGTCTTCTTGCGGGCCGTAACCACGATTTCGCCCGGAGGATTGCCGCTGCCGGTGGTGCCGGCGACCGCGCTCCGGTCAGCATTCGCAGCGTCCTGCGCCATTGCCGGATTGGCCATGAAGCCTGCTGCCATGACAGTGGCAGCGCTCAGACGAAGTCGATCTCGCATTGAAATTCGGTGCATGCAGCCCTCCTTGGGTTCCCTGGTGTATGTCTCTTCGATCATTCCCCGCCCGCCACGTTTTCGAGGTAAGTCCGTAGGATGCGCGCAAAGCGCTCCGGCACTTCGAGAGGGGGATAATGACCGACGTCATCGAGGACGATCGACGAGACCGAAGCGGCCGGAAGCCGCGCCTCGAGGTCACGCATGGTGTGGATCGGCAGGACGAAATCGTGTCGCCCCCAGATCAACAAGGTGGGGCTCACGATCGACGCGAGCGTCGCGTAGACTTCCGGTACCTTGCCTGTCGAGCGCCAGGCGGAGCGGCTTTTGCCTTCCCGCGCATTCATGTCACGATACCGCGACACGGTCGCGGCGGTCAGGCGTTCGGGTCGTCCTTGCAGCCATTCCAGGTAGACCTGCCAGTAGCGCAAATCCCGCATCCCCGTCGACGCGGCGCGCTCGAACTCGGCGCGCAAGGCAGGCGAACGCGGTATGTTCGCATTATCCACCGGGTCGGACGGCACATTGGCAAGGACCAGCGCGCGCACGCGCTCGGGATGAGCAGCTGCATAATAGGAAGCGATCACTCCACCGCTCGACGTCCCGACGAGCACGGCCTGCTTCACGCCGAGCCGATCGAGCAAGGCAGCGAGTACCGCGTCACCCATCACGGTAGGTGCGCTTCCGCTCACGGGCTGCCCCTCGGACAGGCCCATTCCGGGCATGTCGAAGCGGATGACGCGGTGATCACTCGCGAGTGCGGCAACCAAAGCGTCATAACCGTCCAGCGACCCGTAGGACCCGTGAAGCAGGACGATCGCAGGATCATGGCCTCCTGCTTGGCCCTCGTCCTTGTAACGGATCGCGAGCCCTCCAATAACCATGGACCGCGATGCGGCATCGGAGTAGCGCTGCTTGAGCGCCTTGAGGCTGAGCGTCGTATCTACGCCTGCGGGGTCGACGGTGGCCGTGACTACCGTACCGGCGCGGGGCGCTGCGCCAGCATTCGATGCCGCAGCGCAGGCTACCAGGGCAAGGAGCCCTGCGCCTAGAGGACGTACCAAAGATTGGCAGGAATGGCGCACTGGTCTGGAACCCCGTCTGGCGATGTGACGGAAGTACAACTGCATTCCAGCAAGCGACCAATGCCTTCACCGGAAATGTCCGCCCTGTGGTGAAAAGCGCGCGCTGTGATGGCCGCAAGCGTCGCAAAGGTCGATATCGCGATCATGGCGATACTTGTCCGCCTTGTCCGACTTTTAAAATTTGAGGCGGCCATCGCCTCGACGAACGGCGGCGACACGCCGCGCCGTGGAACGCCACAGCGCAGTCGCCACAGAATGCCATTGATGATCGAACGGTTCTGCTCGGGCGGCCGTGCCGCAGACACGGTTCTACTTAGCGAAATGGCCCATAGGCCGCGCAGAACGATCCGCTAGTGCCTGAAAGCGGTGATGGTAGAGGTGACGTTCAAGGTTACCGCACGGCCAAGCAAGCTGGACCCAGTCAGGTTCCGTAGCCTGCGGGCAATGTCCGGACATGCAGATCGCGTTGGGGAAACGGTATGGAAATGCCTTCATCCTCAAATCGACGGGCAATTTCGAAATTGAGGGCCGACGCCGTCGGGGCACCATCAGTCGCCTCTGCCACGAAGGCGAGGATCTTCAAGTTGATCGCGCTGTCGCCAAAGCCGTCCATCGCAACTGCCGGTTCCGGATATTCGAGCGTCTTGTCGTTCGCATGCGCTATTTCAAGGAGCACATCGCGCGCCCTGTCCAGATCAGTGCCATAGGCCACCCCAACGGGCACAGTGATGCGCGATGGTCCGACCGAGAAACTGCGGTTCTTCACGACTTCGGTGATCAACTGCGAATTGGGCACAATGATCTGGTGCCGATCGAAGGTCTCGATATGGGTGGAGCGTACCGCGATCTTGCGAACGATGCCGGAATATTGGCCGACCTCAACCCAATCGCCCACCTTCACCGGACGCTCGATCAGCAGCAGGATGCCGCTCACGAAGTTCTCGACGACGGATTGCAGGCCGAAGCCGAGACCTACCGAAAGTGCACCGGCGACGAACGCGAGGCTGGAGAGATCGAGCCCGGTGGTAGCGATCGCGACAAAGGCTGCGAGAGTTATGCCGACATAACCAAGAAAAGTGACGATCGATGCCTGCGCACCGGAATCGATGCCAAGTTCGGGGATGATGGCGAGACTGAGGAAACGCTGGATCCAGCGGGTGACGAAAAAGCCGATGAAGAACACGACGAAAAAGGTGACGACATCGCCTGCTGAAATCCGGACCTCGCCGAATTGCATGCCATTCTTCAGCAGCAGGATCCCTTCGCCGATCTGATTGGCGTTGTAACCCCAGATGATTGCCAACACGGGCAGGACCATCAGGACCAGAATAAAACCAGCCACAAGCGGCAGGAAATGCAGCAATCGCCGATATTGCTTGAGCGCCCCTTCCGCGAGGCTGTTCACCACCAGAGAGACGCTGCGATGCAGATATACAGCCATGCACACAAGTGCCAGCGACAGCAGGGTAGATGTGAGGATTGAGCGGGCGAGAAACACGTAACCGACCACGGCTGCAACCAGAGCCACTATGGCGAAGAAGCGCATCAGGCGAGCGATGGTGCCGCTGAAGTTGATGGTCGCCCCGTGGGTGCCCGCCAGCTGATGCTGTTCCCGGTCATGATCGCGCGCAAGGCGCAGGAATGCAGCCATGCGCCAGATCAGCCAGGCGCCGCCGGCCACAAGGATAGAGGAAAGCAGCCGCGACACGTTGACGGCAAGCATCCCGCGCACTTCAAGTGTTGCAAGCATGAATTCAGCCGCGAGCACGATGGAGAGGTTGCGAACGGTGGCAACCGCACTTTTCTCCGAATCCTGCGGCAGTACCAAAAGCCGGAGTTGCTTGAATGGCGATGCCATGATGCTGCGCCCCAGCCACTGGCCGCCAGCAACGATTGTGGCCGCAACCATCAGCGTCGCGACGATCAGAGAGACCTCATCGGGTTTGAATATGGCGACGAGAGTGACGACGAACAGTGACGCGCTGATAGCCAGCGCTACGACGAAGACGGCAGCCGCAATCAGGTCAAGAGCCATGATGAGCGCCAGATGGCGGATGACGCCTTCGCTGCTGGCGATTTTACGCATGACGCGATCAACAACGGCTCGCCAGACCTTTCTGCCGAGCCAGTAAGAAAGCACGCCCAGCACCAGGATGCTTGCCAGTCCCAGGCCCACGAACAACAACGGATTGTCGACAATGGATGCGCGGCCTCGCACGACATTGATGGCATTGCGGACTTCGCCGGCGGCACGCGCCCATGTTCGCGGATCGAGCGGGGAAAGGCCGCGATCGAACCGCCGGCTGTTTGCGATGGCACTGGTGCGCGCATCGATATCGGCAACCAGCAAAGCCGCCCTTGCCCGTCTTTCCTGCAATTCCAGAATAGGTGCCATCGCCCGGGACAGCCTCTCGTCAAGCCTTTCACGGCGTGCAGATATCGCCGAAGCTTCGACCGCGCCCTCACCCGGTCCAGGTCCGAGCGCCGCAATCTGGGCATTCAGTAACCTGATGTCGAAAGTGCTGCGCGCCATCAGACCATCGATCCTGTCCCTGTCTGCGGCCATGAGTGCCCGCATGTCGTCCAGTTCGTTCTGATGTTCGATGGAGAGATCGCCGGCGTCCCGGCGCAGTAGCTTCCGAGCCTTTTCGGCGCGGTTGTCAAACCCGGAAATCAGGGCACCGAATGCGGATTGCTTGCCTGGCCTGGCACCTGGTGTCCGGGCAGTGGCGGTTGGCGCCTCAAGCTGGCGAGACGCGGCATCGCTCGCAGTCGCCGCAAAGGGCGCCATCGCCAGCCCTGCAAAGACAAGCCATCGAGCCAGCAGAAACCACATCAGCCTTTTCATCGCCAATCCCCAGCAGCATGCGCGTGCTTCGAAATCATGAAGAAACGCAATCAACTGTTTCCGAAGCGCATTGTGAATGTTGGGCGGCTCATTGCACTCATGAAAGGTACACGTAACATCGTCACAGCGCTTGTCGTACATACCATTGAGGCAAAATGCGGTGTAACTGGAAGCGCTCGCCGAATAGGCGGACAAGCCCATTGGCAAATAGCAAACGGCGAAACCTGGCTGCATCGCGCGCGCCAAGCGTACTGGATGAAATCATGAACAGGCAGTCGGTTATTCAAACGTTGAGCCTCATATCGTTTGCGCTCTGGACGGGGCTGGCAGCGATCGTATCCGTCAGCGGCTTGCTCTATCCCGGCGGAGCGATCCGCAATCTGACCATGGGCGTGGTTTTTGCCGCCATCGGGACTGGCGCGCATCTTCGGCAGACCAGGCCCGGGCCGCTGTTTGGACCTTGGCTCCTCTGTTTTTCCCTGCCAGCCGGAGCGATACTTGCTGTGCTGGCTTCCTATCGAGTTCTCTCCGAGAGAATGGCCGTGTTCGGATGAATATGCCATAGGGTGGCGCGGTCAGGTTGCCTGCATGAAAAACCACTGGACCGGACGGCATGAAACCGCCCGATCCAGTGAGGTATCAAAGCGATTGATCAGGCTGGCGTCTTCCAGATAGTAGAGGAATTGTCGTCCTTGGCCAGGCTGGCGCGTTCTTCTTCGGCAGCATTGCAATAGCTTTTCACGTCGAACGCGGCGATCGCCATCTGCGATCCCATTGCCATGCCAAACCCGAGCAGGGCCTTTTTCTCGAGCGTGTTCAGCTCCGCTTCGGTCAGATCCATCTGCTTTCCGTCTTCATCATAGTGGATCAGGTTCATTTCCTTGGCAAAACGATCCTGATCAACCTCGAAACCCTCGCAGCTCTCACCCACGGTGACCTGGTGGGCCATGTTCTTGAGCATGGTGATCTGGCCGGTATTGAGCGAATCCTTCATCGCCTCATTCAGCGCATCGTCGACGCTCATCTGCATGTGAACGGCCGCAGGAACGGTATTGGCGTCCTCTGCTGTTTCAGTGCTGCCTTCAGACGTTGCTTCGGCCTCACCTTGGCTACAGCCGGCAGCGAGCAGTGCAGTCAACGGCATTGCGAGCATGGCACAGTTCTTGAGTACCTTTTTCATCAGAACCTCCGATCATGCCCGAATTCGTAGCTCGTCCAACGGCTGGAATAGTGGCCGTGGGTGTAGCACGAACGTGTTTGCTGATAGCACCATGTGTCTCTCGAACCCTCGGGTGCGAAAGCTTCGCGATCGTGGTGATAATAATAGCTGTTATCCCGGTAATATCGCTCGCGCTCGCGTTCCTTTTTCTTCTTGCTGGCAATGGCGGCAGCCAGCACGCCCGCAATGGCGACGCCGGCGACAACACCTGCCGCGCTGTGGCCATCGTCATGATGCCGGTGGCGTTCATGATCGTGGTCGCGGTCCCTCGCCATGGCTGCACCTGTTGGCGCAAGCATCAGTGCCATCGCGGCGCTCGCCGAGATGAGCTTTCTTCCGGAACTCTTGCAGATCATGGTGTTTCTCCTCCTTCGATCAGCCTTCACGGATATTTTGTCGGAAGCACCCCCACCGATCATTCATGATGTTCGATCGCATCCACCAGCGTGAGATGCGGTCTTGCTCCGCTGCCTACGCGTGAATTGGTAATCAGCATTGTCGTGCCCGGTTCGACTGCCGCCATCAGCAGCTCACGGAATTCACGCGGCATGCGGACCCTGTTCAGTTGCGCTTCGTCAAGGGCCTTGCCATCTTCATCCTCGTGCCCTGTCATGCCGACAAAGGTCCATTTCGCCTGTCCATTCTGGATGATCCTGGTGGCGACATGCGAACCGGGGTCGGGATCATCGATGGTGGCAACACTGCGCCCGATCTCCACGCCGCTGCGCAATACGACAATCCGCTGATCCAGCTTGGAGACGATGATCGAAAGCGGACCGCTGGCAACAAATTCAGGATTCCAGCGAAAGCGTTCGCCGCTCCGCAAGGTCGGCTTCTCAATCGCCTCCCCGCGCTCGTTGAACGGGGCGAGCAGGCTGTTCTCGCTCGTGACTACGTGATCCGCGGCATCGCCTTCGACGACGACCGTTCCCCCCAGATCGGTGATTGCAAACAGCTCGCGTGCAAATCCGATCGGCAGATGCACGCAGCCATGGCTTTCGGGATAACCCGGCAGGCCGCCCGCATGCAGCGCCACACCGTCCCATGTCAGCCGCTGCTGGTAGGGCATGGGCGCGTTGTTATAAGTGCTGGACCGGTGCCTTGCGTCTTTTTGCAGGATGGTGAAAACGCCGGTCGGCGTCGGGTGGCCGGGTCTTCCGGTGGAGACCGTGGTTGCCGCGATGCGTATGCCGTTGCGATAGACTATGGCGATCTGGCGCGAGAGATCGACGTAAATCAGGACAGGACCGCTGGGGGCAACTTCGGGTGCCCAAACCCATTCACCCGGCTTGAGCCTGTCGATGTCACGCGCGAATTCCGGCGGAGAGCTGGCAACGGCCCCTTGCGCGTTTGCCTTCGACACGAACGTAATCGACAAGAGCGAAAGGGCCAGCGCCATTGCCGCGGGTGCCGGCACGAGAATCTTTGGCGCGATCATGCAAGACCATTTCGACATTCAACCGGCCCCCATGCTCGCGCCGACCAATGTCAACGTGAACGTCATCCAGTCATTGATTATGTGCGCCCCGGCCGAGACCCACAGGTTCTTGGTCTTGAGGTACGCCAGCGTCAGGACAAGCCGGGCTCCGCCGATGAGGATCAGGCACTGGAGGATATTCCAGTTGTAGGTCGGCAGATGGATGGCAGCAAACCACACGGCAGTAGCCAACCAGGCGATAATCACTGCGGCCCGTCTCGATAGGCCAAACTTCCGCGTCAGATAATAGAGCAGCGCAAGGAAGGGCACGATCGAGATCAGCTCTTCCCCGATGAGCTGAGGTATGGAGTTCACGAAGAACAGAACCCTGTCTGCCTGTCCGAAGGTCTTCAATCCCTCGATAGCAGCGTTTGTCTCGGTATCGACGAAGTTCAGCACGATGAAGCCCAAAGGAACCGCTATCACGTAGTTGAGCAACGCGAAGGCGAACATCCAGCCAATGTCTTTCAGGCGAACCCGCCGAAACAAAGCGGTCCAGTGCCTGCCCGCGACCAG
Coding sequences within:
- a CDS encoding alpha/beta fold hydrolase; this translates as MVRPLGAGLLALVACAAASNAGAAPRAGTVVTATVDPAGVDTTLSLKALKQRYSDAASRSMVIGGLAIRYKDEGQAGGHDPAIVLLHGSYGSLDGYDALVAALASDHRVIRFDMPGMGLSEGQPVSGSAPTVMGDAVLAALLDRLGVKQAVLVGTSSGGVIASYYAAAHPERVRALVLANVPSDPVDNANIPRSPALRAEFERAASTGMRDLRYWQVYLEWLQGRPERLTAATVSRYRDMNAREGKSRSAWRSTGKVPEVYATLASIVSPTLLIWGRHDFVLPIHTMRDLEARLPAASVSSIVLDDVGHYPPLEVPERFARILRTYLENVAGGE
- a CDS encoding CPBP family intramembrane glutamic endopeptidase, with protein sequence MADTELNAADGSERDYPFYNGWPIEISALKWLVPLAAVGLAVAVLLRHLPMFSQGYLQLAPGMLLTLLPLLGMALVAGRHWTALFRRVRLKDIGWMFAFALLNYVIAVPLGFIVLNFVDTETNAAIEGLKTFGQADRVLFFVNSIPQLIGEELISIVPFLALLYYLTRKFGLSRRAAVIIAWLATAVWFAAIHLPTYNWNILQCLILIGGARLVLTLAYLKTKNLWVSAGAHIINDWMTFTLTLVGASMGAG
- a CDS encoding L,D-transpeptidase; protein product: MALALSLLSITFVSKANAQGAVASSPPEFARDIDRLKPGEWVWAPEVAPSGPVLIYVDLSRQIAIVYRNGIRIAATTVSTGRPGHPTPTGVFTILQKDARHRSSTYNNAPMPYQQRLTWDGVALHAGGLPGYPESHGCVHLPIGFARELFAITDLGGTVVVEGDAADHVVTSENSLLAPFNERGEAIEKPTLRSGERFRWNPEFVASGPLSIIVSKLDQRIVVLRSGVEIGRSVATIDDPDPGSHVATRIIQNGQAKWTFVGMTGHEDEDGKALDEAQLNRVRMPREFRELLMAAVEPGTTMLITNSRVGSGARPHLTLVDAIEHHE
- a CDS encoding mechanosensitive ion channel family protein codes for the protein MQPGFAVCYLPMGLSAYSASASSYTAFCLNGMYDKRCDDVTCTFHECNEPPNIHNALRKQLIAFLHDFEARACCWGLAMKRLMWFLLARWLVFAGLAMAPFAATASDAASRQLEAPTATARTPGARPGKQSAFGALISGFDNRAEKARKLLRRDAGDLSIEHQNELDDMRALMAADRDRIDGLMARSTFDIRLLNAQIAALGPGPGEGAVEASAISARRERLDERLSRAMAPILELQERRARAALLVADIDARTSAIANSRRFDRGLSPLDPRTWARAAGEVRNAINVVRGRASIVDNPLLFVGLGLASILVLGVLSYWLGRKVWRAVVDRVMRKIASSEGVIRHLALIMALDLIAAAVFVVALAISASLFVVTLVAIFKPDEVSLIVATLMVAATIVAGGQWLGRSIMASPFKQLRLLVLPQDSEKSAVATVRNLSIVLAAEFMLATLEVRGMLAVNVSRLLSSILVAGGAWLIWRMAAFLRLARDHDREQHQLAGTHGATINFSGTIARLMRFFAIVALVAAVVGYVFLARSILTSTLLSLALVCMAVYLHRSVSLVVNSLAEGALKQYRRLLHFLPLVAGFILVLMVLPVLAIIWGYNANQIGEGILLLKNGMQFGEVRISAGDVVTFFVVFFIGFFVTRWIQRFLSLAIIPELGIDSGAQASIVTFLGYVGITLAAFVAIATTGLDLSSLAFVAGALSVGLGFGLQSVVENFVSGILLLIERPVKVGDWVEVGQYSGIVRKIAVRSTHIETFDRHQIIVPNSQLITEVVKNRSFSVGPSRITVPVGVAYGTDLDRARDVLLEIAHANDKTLEYPEPAVAMDGFGDSAINLKILAFVAEATDGAPTASALNFEIARRFEDEGISIPFPQRDLHVRTLPAGYGT